TGAATAATTCAAATTCTGCGATATTATCTGGCAATCCCGATATAAAAAATACTACAAGTTATGTAACTGGATTTTTTGTAAAAAATAAGAAAAAAGAAAATAGGATAATCAAAATGTTATTTTTCGGTGATTTTATGTTAGACAGATATATTAAAAAACATTTTGTTAATAACGATTATGGCAAAATATTTGAAAATGTTTTAAAAGATGATAAAAATTTTTTTAACAATTTTGATATTATTGGAGCAAATTTAGAGGGAACAATCACAAATTATGGAAAACATTATCCACCAGAGTTGCCTTATGATTTTGCTTTTTTGCCAGAAGCCATAGGCGAATTTAAAAAATATAATTTTAATTATTTTAATTTAGCTAATAATCATATTTTAGACCAAGGCAATCGCGGCGTAGAAGAGACAAAAGCAAATTTGGATTTGCTTAATTTTTATTATTCAGGCTGTAAAGACAAAAATATAAATAAAGATTGCAGTTTTACAATAATTAAAGTAGGCGATAAAAAAATTGGTTTAGCTGGATTTAATATGGTGTATGGCAAATTTGATAAAGATAAGGCGTCTAAAATAATAAATGATTTATCCGATATAGTTGATTTTGTGGTTATAAATATTCATTGGGGAATTGAATATCAGCATAAATTTACTAAAATTCAACAAACAACAGCGCATAATTTAATTGACGCTGGAGCTGATGTAATTATTGGGCATCATTCGCATGTGGTTCAAGGAATTGAAATTTATAAAAAAAAGAAAATATTTTATTCTCTTGGAAATTTTATTTTTGATCAATACGAACCTTACTTTCTTTCAGATAATAGCGAGGGATTGGCAGTAGAAATAATTATAGAAAATAATCAAGCGGATTATAAATTACTGCCTTTTAAGTTTAAAAATTGGCAAATAGAATTTATGGACTGGCAAGATAGAGAAAATTTTTTGGATAATATAGACAAATGGTCAAAAATCAAGTAAGATTAAAATAATGAAATTATTTATTTTATGCCAGTGATAAATTGCAAAAAAATAATAGGTATGACTGTTGAAACAAAGTCAGGCGAGCAATTAGGAAAGGTTTTTGATTTTGAAGTAGAAATTGAATCGCAAAATATTTTAAAATATTATGTGAAAAGCAGTAATATTTTAGAAGAATTTTTTAAAAAAGAATTAATTATTCATCGCAATCAAATTATATCAATAAGCAATAAAAAAATAATAGTTAAAGACGGGATTGTTCATGAAAAAAGCCAGATGGCAAACCAGCCAGTAACGGTATAAATAAAAATCCTTGCCAATCAGCAAGAATCTTAACATTAAGTTTATATCGCAATGTTTTAAAATTTTCTGTTTTTACCAACTATAATATTTAATTTTTGCGAAGATATCTCCACATCTAAAAATGTTTTAACAATATTATCATTTTCACAATTTATAATTAATGGTTTTCCATTTTTGCTGTTTATTTTTATTTTTTTAACGGGAATTATGCTCACATCCTTGATTTTATCAGGATTATTTTTTATAATTATTTTTAAGACTTTGCTAATTAAATTTTGTTTTGTGGGTTTTATCACTAAATCCAACAATCCGTCGTTAGGATTAAAATAATTATCAATATTTTGATTTAGCTTAAACATTTTTTTAATTTCATTTTTGTTTGCCAGATTATAAATATAAATTTGACCTTGTTTTTTTAATAAATT
This portion of the Patescibacteria group bacterium genome encodes:
- a CDS encoding PRC-barrel domain-containing protein; translation: MPVINCKKIIGMTVETKSGEQLGKVFDFEVEIESQNILKYYVKSSNILEEFFKKELIIHRNQIISISNKKIIVKDGIVHEKSQMANQPVTV
- the amrB gene encoding AmmeMemoRadiSam system protein B; translation: MKNLFKKVVYFILSLSLIGLIIIGVFEPLLNKKNNISEKNIIDYHQAKPNNLEFYQTVYKFKKKRIDFSNKIVISGVAPHHLLAGDLLAEFYSNLESQNFDTIILLSPNHFKAGKGKIISSNYDWQTPFGILKSDNKILKQLAKEDKEIRIEENIFQKEHGINSHVSFIKKTFPQAKFIPLVLSPDIREESAIKLAKLIYKINKYKKILLLASVDFSHYKNSKIAQKNDKISIGAISNLDFNQVYNLDIDSPASIYTLMKYSKLIEGNFDILNNSNSAILSGNPDIKNTTSYVTGFFVKNKKKENRIIKMLFFGDFMLDRYIKKHFVNNDYGKIFENVLKDDKNFFNNFDIIGANLEGTITNYGKHYPPELPYDFAFLPEAIGEFKKYNFNYFNLANNHILDQGNRGVEETKANLDLLNFYYSGCKDKNINKDCSFTIIKVGDKKIGLAGFNMVYGKFDKDKASKIINDLSDIVDFVVINIHWGIEYQHKFTKIQQTTAHNLIDAGADVIIGHHSHVVQGIEIYKKKKIFYSLGNFIFDQYEPYFLSDNSEGLAVEIIIENNQADYKLLPFKFKNWQIEFMDWQDRENFLDNIDKWSKIK